The genomic DNA ATTCAAAGCTTAGAAGAAGACTTAGAATTGAGTTTGTTTGTGCGTCAACACGGAAAACGGCCCACACTAACGGATGCTGGTAAGGCGATGTATTTTCAAGGCTTAGATATATTGCCTAAGCTAATTAGAATGGAGCAACACGCACTTACCTTAAGCCAAGGAATAGAATCCAGCTTAAATATTGTGGTGCATCCCTATACCCTTTATCCGCAATATAGCCAGCTGTTTCGCCAGCTTACTGAGCGCTTTCCAGATGTAGAGTTAAATTTCATTGATGGTGAATCTTTAAGTAGTTATGAAGACGACTTTAATATTCTTATCGGGCCTACTAAGCACCATTTACCACGGGGTATTGAGTTTGCCACGATTGATGAATTGGAATGGCGCATGGTGTGTGCGGCCACTCATCCATTAGCGGCGAAATCAGGCTGGCTTGAGTTAGAAGATTTAGAACAACATCCCCAGCTTCTACTTACTGAAGGTTTTAATACTAGTGCTGAATATCGCGAGGCGATGCGCTATTCACCACAACTGATTAATGTTGACCGCTTTTATCAATTCCGCGAGTTGTTATTGGAAGGTGTCGGTTTCGCCTTATATCCGGCTCAACTAGCTAAACCGCTGTGCCAAGCCGGCGCGTTGGTGGATTTAGCTTTTGATTTTGGCCCCATAGGTAACCGCTGGCCCATAGAAATGCTGTGGCGTAAACAGTTAGGCAAAGCTGGAGAGTGGCTGGTAGAGCAACTCTTATCAATGCCTGCAGCTCGCAGCAGTGAGCTGACTTAATTCGTTAAGTGGTGTCATATTTTAGCCGAAGTGATGTACAGTTAAGCCTCGTTTGACGCATGTTCGTTAACTCATCTTATAAAAGAGCTAAATATGGATGTTAAAAGTAGCCTAGCGGCCTTGTTGGTGGTGTTTATTTGGGGTCTGAACTTTTCGGTGATTAAGTTTGGCCTTGAAGAGCTTCCGCCGATCATGTTTTCTGGTTTGCGGTTTTTAATTGTGGCAGTTCCTGCGGTGTTTTTTGTTCCTTTTCCTCGTACCTCGGTTTGGAATGTACTTGGGGTGGGGGTATTCCTTGGGGTGCTTAAATTTAGTTTTTTGTTTGTGGCCATGCGTCAAGATATTTCGGCCGGTTTAGCGTCCTTACTACTACAAGCCCAGGTGGTATTTACCATATTACTTAGCCTGTTATTTTTTAGAGAGAAACTCACTGCTAGGCAGCTTGTGGGTGCTGTTATCGCGCTTGCTGGCTTTAGCTTTTTCTTCCAAGATACCGGCGGTAACGCCACGAGTTTAGGTCTGTTATTGGTACTTAGCGCGGCCCTGTTCTGGGCTATTTCCAACTTGATCATGAAAAGGGTAGCCAATAGTAACTTGCTGCACTTTATGGTGTGGGCCAGCTTAGTGCCGCCGCTGCCACTGTTTTTAGTGTCTTACTTTTTTGAAACTAAGCAGCCGCTGGCGCTGTTAATGGCTACCACGGCGCAGTCTTGGGGCGCACTGGTGTATGTGAGTTATATCTCTACCTTGCTAGCCTTTTCGCTGTGGGCGTGGTTATTACGTCATCATCAAACGGCGGTGGTAACGCCTTTTGCCTTGTTAATCCCCATTGTAGGCATGCTTGGTTCAAGTATTTTGTTGGGTGAACGCCTGACTCAGTTTGAAGTGTTTGGCGGCATGTTGGTATTGCTGGGATTAGCAGTATTGCTCCTGACTCCCGCCGTTATTGTAAAGCTAAGCCGTCGCATCGCGCATAGTAGAGCCGAGTTGTAGGCTGGACTTCAATAAGTTCACTGCTGTGCTAGCTTGCTAGTGGTCTAATTACAGCTTGAAAAACAAACTTAATATAAGGGCTTATGGCAATATTAGCCCTAATAGTTTGCTCCCATATTTCACCTAAACAATGTGCCAAGAACGTTTTTTGAGAGTCTGTGTTTCATAGACTAGTCTTATGCTAACTTAGATATAAGTAACTGATAATAAAGAATATTTAAATAATATCGCTGACAAATTAAGCCGCTGCTTATGAATCTGAAATCACATCTTAATGTGACCACCTTGGTGCTTTGAAAACATTAACTTGAAGCCGATACCCATATGCACGTAAATTAGCGCCATGTAAGCGCTTTCACGTTGAGGTAATCAGTATGCATTTTGATAATTTTTCAGAACAAAAAGTAGTAGGACAGTTTGTTGATTTGGCAGGCGAGCGATACTACAAAATCGCTAACGTTGACCAAATGGCACCGTTTTTTATTAGTGTTGTTTCAGCCAGTGATCATTGGTTGTTTATTTCTTCTACGGGCAGCTTATCTGCTGGTCGGATCCGCCCAGAGAACGCACTGTTCCCTTATAAATCGGTGGATTATATTCACGAGAGTGCCGAAAACACCGGTTCTAAAACCCTAGTAAGAGTAAATGGCGCACTGTGGGAACCGTTTAACCGTTATCACGATGGTTTGTATCAACTAGAGCGTAACCTATATAAAAACACCACTGGTGATAAGTTGCTGTTTGAAGAACTTAACCACAGCTTGGGGGTTAAATTTCAATACAGCTGGCAAACCAGCGAACAATACGGTTTTGTTCGTCAGGCAGAAATAAGCAACATTGGTGAGCAAGACTGCGACATCGAGATAGTAGACGGTATTCAAAACATTCAGCCTTCTGGCGCTCCGTTGTCGACCATGCAAAGCGCTAGTTCATTGGTTGATGCTTATAAATGGAATGAACGTTTAGAGCAGGGCCCATTGGTACTGTATACCATGTATGCCAAGCTATCTGACCGTGCCGAACCGCTAGAATCCTTATTAGCCAGTTCTGTGTTCAGCTTAGATAGCGACGACAGTCAAATCTTGTTAAGCAGCAAACAACTTAATGCCTTCCGCCGTGGTCAGCCTCTAAACGATGAACATTTAATTCGCGGCGAGCGCGGCAGCTACTTGCTAGCTAAAAGCTTCCGTTTGCCTGTACAGCAGCAGCGTGAGTGGTTGATTGTTGCCGATATTGATAAAAACCATCGTGCCGTTAGTCAACTACAAGCCGAACTAGCCTCAGTCGAAAGTTTAACTGATGCCGTTAAATCTAGCGTTGCAGCTAACCAGCAAGAACTGGCCAATTTGATGTCGGGTGCCGATGCTTGGCAGCTTAGTGCCGAAGAGAATACCAGCGTTCATCACTATGCGAACGTTTTGTTCAACAGCATGCGCGGCGGGGTATTCGAAAATGGCTACATCTTAGATAAAACAGACGTAATTAATACCTTAAAGCAAACTAACCGCGAGGTGACTGAGCGTTACCTTGAAGCGTTAAATAGTTTGCCTGAGCAATTCTCTCACCAAGCCTTAATGGCCTTAGCTAAGCAAAGTAACGATGCCCAGCTATTACGCCTATGTGATGAATACATCCCACTTACTTTTGGCCGCCGCCATGGTGACCCAAGCCGCCCTTGGAACCATTTTGAAATTAAACTCAAAGATGACGCTGGCCAACGTTTGTTGTCTTATCAAGGCAACTGGCGCGACATTTTCCAAAACTGGGAAGCACTAGCGCTAAGTTACCCAGGGTATATCAGTTCTTTCTTAGCCAAGTTTGTGAATGCGTCTACCGCAGATGGCTACAACCCTTATCGTATTACTAAGCAGGGTATTGACTGGGAAAAACCAGAAAGTGACGACCCATGGAGTAACATTGGTTATTGGGGCGACCACCAAATTATTTACTTGCTTAAGTTCTTAGAACAGTTTGATAAGTATCAACATGATCAACTACTAAATCTTCTTATTAGTGAACAATTTAGCTACGCCAACGTACCGTATCGTTTGAGTGACGTGGATCAATTGTTAGCTAACCCTAAAGACACGGTAAGTTTTGATGAAGAGCTAGATGCCGTTATTCAACAACGGGTAGCGACTATGGGCAGCGACGGACGTTTGCTATTAGATGCTCAAGGTCAGGTTTATCAGGTTAACCTGATGGAGAAAATATTGGTGCCATTGCTTACTAAACTTAGCAATTTAGTGATTGATGGCGGTATTTGGCTAAATACTCAGCGTCCAGAATGGAATGATGCGAATAACGCCATTGTGGGTAATGGTTTATCCATGGTGACGCTGTACTACATGCGCCGTTATGTTAGCTTCATGCAACAGTTGTTGGCCGACGCGCCAGAAGAGTTCAGCTTGTCGGCTGAAGTCGCCCAGTGGCTTGATAGCACCAGTACCATATTGCAACAAGCGCTGAACGCCATTGAACAAAATGCGGTGAACGACCAGCAACGTTATAGCTTCATGCTAGCCTTACAAAATGCAGCTAACGACTATCGTCAAAAGGTTTATTCGCAACAAGGCTTTAGCGCTAAAGCGAGTGTGCAACAAACAGCATTGAAGCAACTAATGACAGTGTCGCTTAGTGTGTTAGATGCCTCTATTGCGAACAATCTACGCCCAGATGGTTTGTACAATGCCTACAACATTCTGAGTTTGACTGAAGACAAGGCGGAAATCTCGTATCTATATCCGATGTTAGAAGGTCAAGTAGCGATCCTTAGCGCAGGGGTATTAAGCCCTGAGCAAGCCGTGACGCTGACCGAGCAGTTATATAACAGTGATATGTATCGTGCGGATCAGCATACTTTCATGTTATATCCTGACCGCGACCTCAATGGCTTTATGCAGAAAAACATCATTAGTGCAGAGCTGATTGCGGCTACTCCAGCGTTGCAGGCGATGGTGAGCGAGCAAGACCAGCGCATTGTTATGCTAGATGAGCAAGGTAACTATCGTTTCCATGCCGCTTGCGACAACTCGGCTGGCTTAAGCAAAAAAATCGAACAGCTTAAAGCAGACTACAGCCACCTTACTCCAAGTGATTGGAAGGCGCTGGAGAAAACCTATGAGCAGGTTTTCAATCATAAGGCCTTTACTGGACGCTCTGGCACCATGTTTGGCTATGAAGGATTGGGCTGTATCTACTGGCACATGGTGTCGAAGCTATTACTGGCGGTACAAGAGAACTACCTTAAAGCCCGCGAGCTAGATGCTGCTTCGCCTGCTACTCAACGTTTGGCGCAACTGTATTACCAAGTACGCCAGGGTATTGGCTTTAACAAAACACCAGATAACTATGGCGCATTCCCATGTGACCCTTATTCACATACACCGAAACAAGCTGGCGCTCAGCAACCGGGTATGACTGGACAAGTGAAAGAAGAGGTGATTAGCCGATTCACTGAGCTGGGTATTGAGGTGGCAAATGG from Agarivorans gilvus includes the following:
- a CDS encoding LysR family transcriptional regulator encodes the protein MRLDIIITTERLRYLVTVAEQGSFSSAARLLGVSNSAVNKTIQSLEEDLELSLFVRQHGKRPTLTDAGKAMYFQGLDILPKLIRMEQHALTLSQGIESSLNIVVHPYTLYPQYSQLFRQLTERFPDVELNFIDGESLSSYEDDFNILIGPTKHHLPRGIEFATIDELEWRMVCAATHPLAAKSGWLELEDLEQHPQLLLTEGFNTSAEYREAMRYSPQLINVDRFYQFRELLLEGVGFALYPAQLAKPLCQAGALVDLAFDFGPIGNRWPIEMLWRKQLGKAGEWLVEQLLSMPAARSSELT
- a CDS encoding EamA family transporter gives rise to the protein MDVKSSLAALLVVFIWGLNFSVIKFGLEELPPIMFSGLRFLIVAVPAVFFVPFPRTSVWNVLGVGVFLGVLKFSFLFVAMRQDISAGLASLLLQAQVVFTILLSLLFFREKLTARQLVGAVIALAGFSFFFQDTGGNATSLGLLLVLSAALFWAISNLIMKRVANSNLLHFMVWASLVPPLPLFLVSYFFETKQPLALLMATTAQSWGALVYVSYISTLLAFSLWAWLLRHHQTAVVTPFALLIPIVGMLGSSILLGERLTQFEVFGGMLVLLGLAVLLLTPAVIVKLSRRIAHSRAEL